One window of Candidatus Omnitrophota bacterium genomic DNA carries:
- a CDS encoding sigma-70 family RNA polymerase sigma factor, producing the protein MGKRFEVSGELLERAGDNDIKAFEEIYRMTSAFVYNVALRITCNQQDAEEVTQDVFIKVYRNLKNFRFRSAFSTWLYRIAVNTAINKYRRKVKEQNLNMEYKENVISASDEEKLNEALEKSDSKATVDRLLRLLDEKQRTCLILREIEGLSYEEIKEVLKIPINTVRTRLKRAREKLLYCAQKELIKNEV; encoded by the coding sequence ATGGGAAAGAGATTTGAGGTTTCAGGAGAGTTATTAGAAAGAGCAGGCGATAATGACATTAAAGCATTTGAGGAAATTTACCGCATGACTTCAGCATTTGTCTATAATGTTGCGTTGCGCATTACTTGTAACCAACAGGATGCAGAGGAGGTTACCCAAGATGTATTTATTAAGGTTTATAGAAATTTAAAGAATTTTCGCTTTCGTTCCGCTTTTTCCACCTGGTTATACCGGATTGCGGTAAATACGGCAATTAATAAATACCGGAGGAAGGTTAAAGAACAGAATCTTAATATGGAGTATAAAGAGAATGTAATTTCGGCTTCTGATGAGGAAAAACTAAACGAGGCTCTGGAGAAATCAGATAGCAAAGCAACGGTGGATAGATTACTCAGGTTATTAGATGAAAAGCAGAGAACATGTCTTATTCTTAGAGAAATAGAGGGTTTGAGTTATGAGGAGATAAAAGAGGTATTGAAGATTCCTATCAATACAGTGCGCACGCGTCTTAAACGGGCAAGAGAAAAATTACTTTACTGTGCCCAAAAGGAGTTGATTAAAAATGAAGTGTAA
- a CDS encoding sigma-54 dependent transcriptional regulator, translated as MPKETEERLFPEIIGESPKMLEVFEVMQKVIKTDSTVLITGETGTGKELVARAIHYNGSRRDGAFVAVNCSALTETLLETELFGHVKGSFTGAIAEKKGLFEVADKGTFFMDEIGDISPNLQAKLLRVLQEGVIKKVGGTQDIKVDVRLIAATNRDLTKEVDRGSFRRDLYYRVSVVEIHIPPLRERKEDISILAEYFLKRFSQKVNKDIKGFSPSAMKLLYDYDWPGNVRELEHEIERAVILNETNEITPDDLSERIRSGGVALKIEEIKTRSLKGVINNYEKKIISELLGEMRWNKTKVAEVLGITRQALNKKIERYDLDRRKKKRS; from the coding sequence ATGCCGAAAGAAACCGAGGAGAGGTTATTCCCCGAAATCATTGGGGAAAGCCCGAAGATGTTAGAAGTCTTTGAAGTAATGCAGAAGGTAATAAAAACAGATAGCACCGTTTTAATCACCGGTGAAACAGGAACAGGAAAGGAACTGGTTGCCCGAGCAATCCATTACAATGGCTCAAGAAGAGATGGTGCTTTTGTAGCGGTAAACTGCTCTGCGCTCACAGAAACACTTCTAGAAACCGAATTATTTGGCCATGTAAAGGGTTCTTTTACAGGAGCAATTGCTGAGAAGAAGGGGTTGTTTGAAGTAGCAGATAAAGGAACTTTCTTTATGGACGAAATCGGAGACATCAGCCCAAACCTTCAAGCAAAATTACTTCGCGTACTTCAAGAGGGGGTAATTAAGAAAGTAGGAGGAACACAGGATATAAAAGTAGATGTTCGCCTTATTGCTGCCACGAACCGTGACCTTACCAAGGAAGTTGACCGGGGAAGTTTCCGTCGTGACCTCTATTACCGTGTCAGTGTAGTGGAGATACACATTCCTCCTCTGAGAGAAAGAAAAGAGGATATTTCTATTTTAGCAGAGTATTTTCTAAAACGGTTTTCTCAGAAGGTAAACAAGGATATCAAAGGATTTTCTCCCTCCGCGATGAAACTGCTCTATGATTATGACTGGCCGGGTAATGTAAGAGAACTTGAACACGAGATTGAACGCGCAGTTATCCTTAATGAAACAAACGAAATCACCCCTGATGACCTTTCTGAAAGAATTCGCTCGGGAGGCGTGGCATTAAAGATAGAAGAGATAAAAACACGCTCTTTGAAAGGCGTTATCAACAATTATGAGAAAAAAATTATTTCTGAGTTATTGGGAGAAATGCGTTGGAATAAAACCAAGGTAGCAGAAGTACTGGGGATAACCCGTCAAGCACTGAACAAAAAAAT
- the rpoN gene encoding RNA polymerase factor sigma-54 produces the protein MAGEPNLRQEIIQKLKLSPQMFKAIHILELTLPELRELLEQEFQENPLIEIEDKDRDNSVVQEEIEDDWSDYFEGEKDPNVKELEKKRAYRESLVTTPPNLQEDLLHQLRINDISEEEYIVGETIIGNIDEDGYLSVPLEEIAKDVNKEITEVEKILSLIQTFYPPGVGARDLRECLLLQLKRKNETETLAFKIVENHFLELETKKYDKIIKELGITSEELKNAAQHIAKLDPKPGRAISSKPPIYVLPDLILEETEEGKYLVRLNNEYIPSIRINQYYTKLIKDPHTPEDAKKYIQDKLSAGEWLIKAIHQRHETILKIAQYIIDVQKEFFEKGKGNLKPLILAQVAEKIGVDESTVSRTINGKYIDTPMGIFELKDFFTKAVKGETGNISIDSLKSKIADLIKSEDPHHPLSDQDLVDKLKEEGINIARRTVTKYREELNILPSHLRKQKL, from the coding sequence ATGGCAGGAGAACCGAATTTAAGACAGGAAATTATTCAAAAGTTAAAACTCTCCCCTCAAATGTTCAAGGCAATCCATATCCTTGAACTCACTCTACCTGAATTAAGAGAACTACTTGAACAGGAATTTCAGGAAAATCCTCTCATAGAAATCGAAGACAAAGATAGAGATAACTCAGTTGTTCAAGAAGAAATAGAAGATGATTGGTCAGATTATTTTGAAGGAGAAAAAGACCCTAATGTAAAAGAATTAGAGAAGAAACGCGCCTACCGCGAAAGTCTTGTTACTACCCCTCCCAATCTTCAAGAAGACCTCCTTCATCAACTTCGTATTAACGACATCTCAGAAGAAGAATACATCGTTGGGGAAACGATAATTGGTAATATTGATGAAGATGGATATCTAAGTGTACCCTTAGAAGAAATCGCTAAAGATGTAAACAAAGAAATAACGGAGGTAGAAAAAATCCTCTCTCTCATTCAAACTTTTTATCCTCCAGGAGTGGGAGCACGCGACTTAAGAGAATGTTTACTTCTACAATTGAAAAGAAAAAACGAAACAGAAACCCTTGCTTTTAAAATCGTAGAAAATCATTTTCTGGAACTAGAGACGAAAAAATACGATAAGATAATTAAAGAACTCGGTATAACCTCTGAAGAACTTAAAAATGCAGCTCAACATATTGCAAAACTAGATCCTAAACCTGGAAGGGCAATAAGTAGCAAACCACCTATCTATGTTCTGCCCGACCTCATCTTGGAAGAAACCGAAGAAGGAAAATATTTAGTCAGACTTAATAATGAATACATCCCCTCTATCCGCATAAATCAATATTATACAAAACTAATTAAAGACCCCCACACACCCGAAGATGCCAAAAAATATATTCAGGACAAACTCTCTGCAGGTGAATGGTTAATTAAAGCCATCCATCAACGCCACGAAACCATTCTTAAAATTGCCCAATACATTATAGATGTTCAAAAAGAATTTTTTGAAAAAGGCAAAGGTAATCTTAAACCTCTAATTTTAGCTCAGGTAGCAGAAAAAATAGGGGTAGATGAATCCACAGTAAGTAGAACCATAAATGGTAAATACATTGATACACCGATGGGAATATTTGAACTGAAGGATTTTTTTACTAAAGCAGTGAAAGGAGAAACGGGAAACATTTCTATTGATTCACTAAAATCAAAAATCGCTGATTTAATTAAATCTGAGGATCCCCATCATCCACTCAGTGATCAGGACCTTGTGGATAAACTTAAAGAAGAAGGAATAAATATCGCCAGACGAACCGTAACCAAATACCGGGAAGAGTTAAATATCCTCCCCTCTCATTTAAGAAAACAAAAACTTTGA